Proteins encoded within one genomic window of Chitinophaga parva:
- a CDS encoding glycoside hydrolase family 3 N-terminal domain-containing protein: MMYRSVVRAMAGLCAAAALCSAAVVPGTSPRNKHNAVPGGKDSAQRWVDSVFNSLTPDERIAQLIMIRAHSNLGPDHVEKVIKDIRENKVGGLVFFQGGPQRQAALTNYYQSISKVPLLVAIDAEWGLGMRLDSVTAFPKNVMIGATQDTALAYAEGLAIGRQCKRIGVHINFAPDMDVNNNPNNPVINDRSYGENKYNVAALGVAFIHGMQKAGVMASAKHFPGHGDTEVDSHLDLPTISKSMAQLDSLELYPFRQAIAAGVGSMMVAHLFVPAIDNKPHTPTSISAKTVTGLLRGQLGYHGVVVTDALEMKGLSKFYTNGQESLQSLLAGNDLLELPSTAEGSVAAIRKAIRKHKISWEVVNEHVKKILRAKYELGLANYKPVDTAHLTEDLNAETDALRQRIADEAITVVKNENRLVPFMPATIQPRLALVAIGASTPNNFTQQVRQYRPDAGTYFFSSAADTARAREIIDEIKDQHYQAVVISVHNYSRRPAHNFDLTDAALQLMRQLQQELPSVTIFFGNAYAIQFACEAPAIMAAYEDDDTTQVTAARVLFGQLKPQGRLPVTVCPGLPSGLGITYELPVPAVVPEINPEAVHMHSEVLARIDTLAREAIQRGATPGCSIFAMKDGQVVYQKQFGNYEFGKQDPVTQKSIYDLASVTKICATTLSVMKMYDEGKIKLDGTLGQYLPWVKGTDKAKLKIRDILLHQAGLVAFIPFYKSLLDAAGVPDTSYFRHQMDSAHQVRVAENLYLRNDYPATMEKIIADSKLGKKHTYVYSDNDFIFLGKIVERLSGQHLEDYVLHNFYEPLGLETTGFRPRERFALGLIAPTENEPIFRRQLIRGDVHDPGAAMFGGVAGHAGLFSDAQDLGIILQLLLNNGSYHGRRYFRPETIRLFTAYNSKISRRGLGFDKPEKDNATREDHYPCKSASPQTFGHTGFTGTCIWVDPKSQLVFVFLSNRVCPDGTNPRLSQLHVRENIMQTLYDAMY, translated from the coding sequence ATGATGTACAGATCAGTAGTGAGGGCAATGGCCGGCCTGTGTGCGGCGGCCGCCCTCTGCAGCGCCGCGGTGGTGCCGGGCACTTCTCCACGTAATAAGCATAACGCCGTTCCCGGAGGCAAAGATTCCGCCCAGCGCTGGGTAGACAGTGTGTTTAACAGCCTCACGCCGGATGAGCGCATTGCGCAACTCATTATGATCCGCGCCCACTCTAACCTGGGGCCGGACCATGTGGAGAAAGTGATAAAGGATATCCGGGAAAATAAAGTGGGGGGCCTGGTATTTTTCCAGGGCGGGCCCCAGCGCCAGGCAGCCCTCACTAACTATTACCAGTCCATTTCCAAAGTGCCCCTGCTGGTAGCCATAGATGCGGAATGGGGACTGGGCATGCGGCTGGACAGTGTGACCGCCTTCCCGAAAAACGTGATGATAGGCGCCACCCAGGACACGGCCCTTGCCTATGCAGAAGGCCTGGCCATCGGCCGGCAGTGCAAGCGCATCGGGGTGCACATCAACTTTGCGCCGGATATGGATGTGAATAACAATCCCAATAATCCTGTGATCAACGACCGTTCTTACGGGGAAAATAAATACAACGTAGCGGCACTGGGCGTAGCCTTTATCCATGGCATGCAAAAGGCCGGGGTGATGGCCTCTGCCAAACACTTTCCCGGCCACGGCGATACAGAGGTGGACTCGCACCTGGACCTGCCCACCATCAGCAAAAGCATGGCCCAGCTGGACTCCCTGGAGCTGTACCCTTTCCGCCAGGCCATTGCGGCGGGCGTGGGCTCCATGATGGTGGCTCATTTGTTTGTACCGGCTATTGATAACAAACCGCATACGCCCACTTCCATTTCCGCAAAAACGGTAACAGGCCTGCTCCGCGGCCAGCTGGGCTACCATGGTGTGGTGGTAACAGACGCACTGGAAATGAAAGGCCTTTCCAAGTTCTATACAAACGGGCAGGAATCACTGCAATCACTCCTGGCCGGCAATGACCTGCTGGAACTGCCCAGCACCGCAGAAGGCAGCGTGGCGGCCATCCGCAAGGCCATCCGCAAGCACAAGATCAGCTGGGAAGTGGTAAATGAGCATGTGAAAAAAATACTCCGGGCCAAGTACGAACTGGGGCTGGCCAACTACAAACCGGTAGACACCGCACACCTTACGGAAGACCTGAATGCGGAGACCGACGCCTTGCGCCAGCGCATTGCAGACGAGGCCATCACAGTGGTGAAAAATGAGAATCGTCTTGTTCCCTTTATGCCCGCTACCATCCAGCCCCGCCTGGCCCTGGTGGCCATTGGCGCCAGCACGCCCAATAACTTCACGCAGCAGGTAAGGCAATACCGCCCCGATGCCGGTACCTACTTTTTTTCTTCCGCGGCAGATACCGCCCGCGCCCGCGAGATCATCGACGAAATTAAGGACCAGCACTACCAGGCCGTGGTGATCAGTGTGCATAATTACAGCCGCCGCCCTGCTCATAATTTTGACCTCACGGATGCGGCACTGCAGCTTATGCGCCAGTTGCAGCAGGAGTTGCCCTCGGTGACCATTTTCTTTGGTAATGCTTACGCCATCCAGTTTGCCTGCGAGGCACCGGCCATCATGGCGGCGTATGAAGATGACGATACTACGCAGGTCACCGCGGCCAGGGTGCTCTTTGGCCAGTTAAAACCCCAGGGCCGCCTGCCGGTAACGGTATGCCCCGGCCTGCCCTCCGGCCTGGGTATTACCTACGAACTGCCGGTGCCTGCAGTGGTGCCGGAGATCAACCCGGAGGCGGTGCACATGCACAGTGAGGTGCTGGCCCGCATAGACACGCTGGCCCGTGAAGCCATCCAGCGGGGTGCTACGCCAGGTTGTTCCATCTTTGCCATGAAAGACGGCCAGGTGGTGTACCAGAAGCAGTTTGGTAACTATGAATTTGGTAAGCAGGACCCGGTAACGCAAAAATCTATTTATGACCTGGCCTCCGTGACCAAGATCTGTGCTACCACGCTGAGCGTAATGAAAATGTACGACGAGGGGAAAATAAAGCTGGACGGCACTTTGGGGCAATACCTGCCCTGGGTGAAAGGCACGGATAAAGCGAAGCTGAAGATCCGCGATATTTTACTGCACCAGGCCGGCCTGGTAGCTTTTATCCCGTTCTACAAATCCCTGCTGGATGCAGCAGGAGTGCCGGATACCAGCTACTTCCGCCACCAGATGGATAGCGCCCACCAGGTGCGGGTAGCAGAAAACCTGTACCTGCGCAATGATTATCCTGCTACGATGGAAAAGATCATTGCAGACAGCAAGCTGGGTAAGAAGCACACCTATGTGTACAGCGATAATGATTTTATTTTCCTGGGCAAGATCGTGGAGCGGCTCTCCGGGCAGCACCTGGAGGATTACGTGCTGCATAATTTTTACGAGCCCCTTGGACTGGAAACCACCGGCTTCCGGCCACGGGAGCGCTTTGCCCTGGGGCTGATAGCCCCCACGGAAAATGAGCCCATCTTCCGCCGCCAGCTGATCAGGGGCGACGTGCATGACCCGGGCGCCGCCATGTTTGGTGGAGTGGCAGGGCATGCAGGCCTCTTCTCCGATGCGCAGGACCTGGGCATCATCCTCCAGCTGCTGCTGAACAATGGCAGCTATCATGGCCGCCGGTATTTCCGCCCGGAAACCATCAGGTTGTTCACCGCTTATAACAGTAAAATCAGTCGCCGCGGCCTGGGTTTTGACAAGCCGGAAAAGGACAATGCTACCCGCGAGGACCATTACCCCTGCAAGAGCGCATCGCCCCAAACCTTTGGCCACACGGGCTTTACGGGCACCTGTATCTGGGTAGATCCTAAGAGCCAGCTGGTATTCGTATTCCTGAGCAACCGGGTATGCCCCGACGGCACCAACCCCAGGTTGTCACAGCTTCATGTACGGGAAAATATAATGCAGACGTTGTATGATGCGATGTATTAG
- a CDS encoding adenylate kinase produces the protein MVNLILFGPPGSGKGTQSTKIIEKYGLLHLSTGDLLRFEMAAKTPLGQEARKFIDQGLLVPDEVVIGMISSKLDANAEARGFIFDGFPRTTAQAEALDKLLALKKTSISIVLALEVPEDELIRRLLNRGLTSGRSDDADEKVVKARIVEYHSKTAPVADHYARFGKFRTVKGNGSEAEVFDLLCREIDNLLVSEEV, from the coding sequence ATGGTCAACCTGATTTTATTTGGCCCTCCCGGTAGCGGTAAGGGCACTCAAAGCACCAAAATCATTGAGAAATACGGACTGCTTCACCTGTCCACCGGCGATCTGCTACGCTTTGAAATGGCGGCAAAAACGCCCCTGGGCCAGGAGGCACGTAAGTTCATTGACCAGGGTTTGCTGGTTCCGGACGAGGTAGTGATCGGGATGATCAGTTCTAAGCTGGATGCCAACGCTGAAGCCAGAGGTTTTATCTTCGACGGATTCCCCCGCACCACTGCCCAGGCAGAAGCGCTCGATAAATTACTGGCGTTGAAAAAAACGTCTATCTCTATCGTACTGGCCCTCGAAGTGCCAGAAGATGAACTGATCCGCCGCCTGCTGAACCGCGGCCTCACCTCTGGCCGCAGCGACGATGCAGATGAGAAAGTGGTGAAAGCCCGCATCGTGGAATACCACAGCAAAACCGCTCCCGTGGCCGATCACTACGCCCGCTTTGGTAAGTTCCGCACCGTAAAAGGCAACGGCTCCGAAGCAGAAGTTTTTGACCTGCTGTGCCGCGAGATCGACAACCTGCTGGTGAGCGAAGAGGTTTAA
- the obgE gene encoding GTPase ObgE, translating to MEKANFVDYIRVFCRSGKGGAGSRHFMRTKFNAQAGPDGGDGGRGGHIILRGNSQLWTLLHLRWYKNVLAEDGENGSGDNCTGRFGEDVIIEVPLGTTTRDEETGEIEAEILHDGQEIIWLPGGQGGRGNAYFKSATNQTPEYAQPGMPGVEGWKVVELKMLADVGLVGFPNAGKSTLLSTITAARPKVADYAFTTLTPQLGMVSYRDERSFCMADLPGIIEGAHEGKGLGHRFLRHIERNSVLLFLIPADSADHRKEFDILLNELQQYNPELLDKQFVIAISKSDMLDDELKEAISAELPEGIPHTFISSVTQQGLQGLKDMLWEALNAPPKES from the coding sequence ATGGAAAAAGCAAACTTTGTAGATTATATCCGTGTATTCTGCCGCTCCGGCAAAGGCGGGGCCGGCAGCCGTCACTTCATGCGCACCAAGTTCAACGCCCAGGCAGGCCCTGATGGCGGAGACGGGGGCCGTGGCGGCCACATCATCCTCCGGGGCAACTCCCAGTTGTGGACCCTCCTGCACCTTCGCTGGTACAAGAACGTGCTGGCAGAAGACGGGGAAAATGGCAGCGGCGATAACTGCACCGGCCGTTTTGGCGAAGACGTGATCATAGAAGTGCCCCTGGGTACCACCACCCGCGATGAGGAAACCGGTGAGATAGAAGCCGAGATCCTGCACGACGGCCAGGAGATCATCTGGCTGCCCGGCGGCCAGGGTGGCCGGGGCAATGCCTACTTCAAATCCGCCACCAACCAAACCCCCGAATATGCCCAGCCCGGCATGCCCGGCGTAGAAGGCTGGAAGGTAGTGGAATTGAAAATGCTGGCAGATGTAGGCCTGGTGGGCTTCCCCAACGCGGGCAAGTCTACCCTCCTTTCCACCATCACCGCCGCCCGTCCCAAGGTGGCAGATTATGCCTTCACCACCCTCACGCCCCAACTGGGCATGGTGAGCTACCGTGATGAGCGCTCTTTCTGCATGGCAGACCTGCCCGGTATTATTGAAGGCGCCCACGAAGGCAAAGGCCTGGGGCACCGCTTCCTGCGCCACATTGAGCGCAATTCCGTACTGCTTTTCCTCATCCCCGCCGATAGCGCAGACCACCGCAAGGAATTTGATATCCTGCTCAATGAGCTGCAGCAATACAATCCTGAGTTGCTGGACAAGCAATTTGTAATAGCCATCAGTAAAAGCGATATGCTGGACGATGAGCTGAAAGAGGCCATCAGCGCGGAACTGCCGGAGGGCATCCCCCACACGTTCATCAGCTCCGTAACCCAGCAAGGATTGCAGGGATTGAAAGACATGCTCTGGGAAGCGCTGAATGCCCCGCCCAAAGAAAGCTGA
- a CDS encoding Dabb family protein yields the protein MSNHKFVHVVNFYLKPDLSAADIELFETELKGLGVIESLLLYNVGKPANTDRPVIDRSYSYCELAVFADEAGHDIYQVHPLHKAFVEKCKHLWEKVVIFDSETI from the coding sequence ATGAGCAACCATAAATTTGTACACGTAGTAAATTTCTACCTGAAGCCGGACCTTTCTGCGGCCGACATTGAACTGTTTGAAACCGAGCTGAAAGGCCTGGGCGTTATTGAAAGCCTGCTGCTGTACAATGTGGGCAAGCCCGCAAACACAGACCGCCCGGTAATAGACCGCAGTTACAGCTATTGCGAGCTGGCGGTATTTGCAGACGAAGCAGGGCACGATATATACCAGGTGCACCCGTTGCATAAGGCCTTCGTGGAGAAATGCAAACACCTGTGGGAAAAGGTAGTGATCTTCGACTCTGAGACCATTTAA
- a CDS encoding ABC transporter permease family protein, with protein MKAFFRLLHKIIRTGVGRTRFVMAALGLGIATLLLLLAVQTWDDFEQLLYSQRNTTESADFLVVSKKIEHTSASVNASNMFTPEEVQAFSRQPFVKGLGGITSSQYKVDVAAPGNLQFTSEMFFEAMPDSFIDVHNDAFHWQQGSRVLPIILPNDFLNLYNFGFALTQDLPQISPESVKVIPLEITISNGVRREQFIGKVVGFSDRITSFLVPQSFMQWANASYGSGQPTPASRVIVKVDDPSNPALVKYLDDHAYSTNQDKLRHSRTRQVVQIIVSVIGFFGLVLLFFAMLVFSMFIQLIVASCRGEIELLVILGTAPGQLRRFLMKQFAPLYMITGIVALLIMSGLQYAASKALQAHGFFMGSWIGVYTGVALLVIISAVYLVNVMAVRKYVALYS; from the coding sequence ATGAAAGCATTTTTCCGACTTCTTCATAAGATCATCCGCACGGGCGTAGGCCGCACCCGCTTTGTGATGGCGGCTTTGGGCCTGGGCATTGCCACATTGCTGCTGCTGCTGGCCGTGCAGACCTGGGACGATTTTGAACAACTGCTATACAGCCAGCGCAATACCACGGAGAGCGCAGACTTCCTGGTAGTGAGCAAAAAGATTGAGCATACTTCCGCTTCAGTAAATGCCTCTAACATGTTTACCCCGGAAGAAGTGCAGGCCTTCAGCCGCCAGCCTTTCGTCAAAGGCCTGGGCGGCATCACTTCCAGCCAGTACAAGGTAGATGTGGCAGCTCCCGGCAACCTGCAATTCACCAGTGAAATGTTTTTTGAGGCCATGCCAGACAGTTTCATTGATGTGCACAACGATGCCTTCCACTGGCAGCAGGGCAGCCGCGTCCTGCCCATTATCCTGCCCAATGACTTCCTGAACTTGTACAATTTTGGCTTTGCCCTTACACAGGACCTGCCCCAGATCTCACCGGAATCAGTAAAAGTGATCCCCCTGGAGATCACCATCAGCAACGGGGTGCGCCGTGAGCAGTTCATTGGTAAAGTGGTGGGGTTTTCAGACCGCATTACTTCTTTCCTGGTGCCCCAGTCCTTTATGCAGTGGGCCAATGCCAGCTACGGCAGCGGCCAGCCCACACCGGCCTCCCGTGTGATCGTGAAGGTGGATGATCCGTCCAATCCTGCGCTGGTAAAATACCTGGATGATCATGCCTACAGCACTAACCAGGATAAGCTACGCCACAGCCGCACGCGCCAGGTGGTGCAGATCATTGTATCAGTGATCGGTTTTTTCGGACTGGTATTGCTTTTCTTTGCCATGCTGGTGTTCAGCATGTTCATACAACTCATCGTGGCATCGTGCCGTGGGGAAATAGAATTGCTGGTGATCCTGGGCACCGCTCCGGGGCAGCTGAGAAGGTTCCTCATGAAGCAATTTGCACCGCTTTATATGATCACGGGCATCGTAGCACTGCTTATTATGAGCGGGCTGCAATACGCTGCCAGCAAGGCTTTGCAGGCACATGGATTTTTTATGGGCAGTTGGATAGGTGTGTACACCGGTGTGGCGCTGCTGGTGATCATAAGCGCGGTGTACCTGGTAAATGTAATGGCGGTACGAAAATATGTGGCGTTATACAGCTAG
- a CDS encoding ATP-binding cassette domain-containing protein — protein MNIQLDHLVPIPLRDKIKQQGSEVWDRAITLDAGQFVKIKAPSGTGKTTLVHYLYNIRYDYSGQVLLDGKAWAGFSKNEVASLRQQQISIVFQDLRLFDQLTARENINLKRTMHPGQPYCTEERVMEMADALQVLHVLQQSAKTLSYGERQRIAIIRALTQPFTWLFMDEPFSHLDAANANRAAQLIAVECNRRQAGFVLTDLDADTHFDYHVHYHL, from the coding sequence ATGAACATCCAGTTAGATCACCTGGTGCCCATTCCCCTGCGGGACAAGATCAAACAACAGGGCTCTGAAGTGTGGGACCGGGCCATCACCCTGGACGCCGGCCAGTTTGTGAAGATAAAGGCACCCTCCGGCACCGGCAAAACCACCCTGGTGCACTATCTCTATAATATCCGCTATGATTACAGTGGTCAGGTACTGCTGGATGGCAAGGCCTGGGCAGGCTTCTCTAAGAACGAAGTGGCCAGCCTGCGCCAGCAGCAGATCAGCATCGTGTTCCAGGACCTGCGGCTGTTTGACCAGCTTACCGCCCGGGAAAACATTAACCTGAAAAGGACCATGCACCCCGGCCAGCCATACTGTACTGAAGAGCGGGTGATGGAAATGGCAGACGCCCTGCAGGTGCTTCACGTACTGCAGCAAAGCGCTAAAACCCTTTCCTATGGTGAGCGCCAGCGCATTGCCATCATCCGCGCGCTTACCCAGCCTTTTACCTGGCTGTTCATGGACGAGCCATTCAGCCACCTGGATGCGGCCAATGCCAACCGTGCGGCCCAGCTCATTGCCGTGGAGTGCAACCGGCGCCAGGCCGGCTTTGTCCTCACAGACCTGGATGCAGATACCCATTTTGATTACCATGTACACTATCATTTGTAA
- a CDS encoding DUF4836 family protein, with the protein MTTSMYRLLAVALVATSLLTSCAKLPKQSKYIPAEAAVVADINTRQLIDKLMSGGLTLDKLADATGEAAHPGKDKNAEDSARAEGPSKALKNIENAGVDLSNHFFAFYVQDSVDQSKSYVSMIATLLDSSKFAAFIKKTMPEAVAGKGEDFAYIFMPGQQTIIGWNAEQAVSITGIDPMRFANHGVWAPGSMPPGVGDTAATDSASSAVPAAPAAISDDSLRQFWAGRLDHLFHLKQSERATSIKSFKSLLDQHADLSLWCNSGALLKSLAFQQIPGDLAVLLKDAYSASSLNFENGKVVVASSSYVSPALDSIFEKYKTTIDESMLKNYPSKNVTMFFAMGADLHALGDILTLTHTYELADAGLQSAAGVSLADLLNALSGQLVAVGSDYAQVKKPLEWSPSDSTTTTDMKWIIAAKVKDKAAFDRIMGSRLLNEVVTKDGDHYVPVIQSNKFFSTDITSDHIIMGSSTAWINQYMAGKAGAFPEEHLPAVKGKNAVYYTDFTHMLNELKKVNLPDSNATAIVGKAANLFKDFTYSVSPLDDKAMKAEAVLTLQDQSKNALPQLVSFGVEAFAAYKRASMRDEEMPMAAVDSVAVQDTAAPAQPHH; encoded by the coding sequence ATGACAACATCCATGTATCGATTGTTGGCGGTAGCACTGGTGGCCACCAGCTTGCTGACCTCCTGCGCCAAACTGCCCAAACAAAGCAAGTACATCCCTGCAGAAGCTGCAGTGGTGGCTGACATTAACACCCGCCAGCTCATAGATAAGCTGATGTCTGGTGGCCTTACGCTGGACAAGCTGGCCGACGCCACCGGCGAGGCAGCCCATCCCGGGAAGGACAAAAATGCGGAAGACTCTGCCCGCGCAGAAGGCCCCAGCAAAGCCCTCAAAAATATTGAGAACGCCGGTGTGGACCTTTCTAACCACTTCTTTGCTTTCTACGTACAGGACTCTGTAGACCAGAGCAAGTCTTATGTAAGCATGATCGCTACCCTGCTGGACTCCTCCAAATTCGCTGCGTTTATTAAGAAAACCATGCCGGAAGCCGTAGCTGGCAAAGGTGAGGACTTCGCTTATATTTTTATGCCTGGTCAGCAAACCATCATCGGCTGGAACGCAGAACAGGCCGTGTCTATCACGGGTATAGACCCGATGCGCTTTGCCAATCACGGCGTCTGGGCCCCCGGCTCCATGCCCCCCGGTGTGGGCGATACCGCTGCAACAGACAGTGCCTCCAGCGCGGTACCTGCCGCCCCCGCGGCCATCAGCGATGACAGCCTGCGCCAATTCTGGGCCGGCCGCCTGGATCACCTCTTCCACCTGAAGCAAAGCGAGCGCGCTACTTCCATCAAATCTTTCAAGTCCCTGCTGGACCAGCATGCGGACCTGAGCCTGTGGTGCAACTCCGGTGCCCTGCTGAAAAGCCTGGCCTTCCAGCAGATCCCAGGCGACCTGGCCGTGCTGCTGAAAGATGCTTATAGCGCCTCCTCGCTCAATTTTGAGAACGGTAAAGTAGTAGTGGCCAGCTCCAGCTATGTAAGCCCGGCGCTAGACAGCATCTTTGAAAAGTACAAGACCACGATCGATGAAAGTATGCTGAAAAACTACCCGTCAAAGAATGTGACCATGTTCTTTGCAATGGGCGCAGACCTGCATGCCCTGGGCGATATCCTTACCCTTACCCACACGTACGAGCTGGCAGACGCCGGCCTGCAAAGTGCCGCCGGCGTTTCCCTGGCAGACCTGCTGAACGCGCTGAGCGGCCAGCTGGTGGCAGTAGGCTCTGACTACGCCCAGGTGAAAAAGCCACTGGAATGGAGCCCTTCTGACTCTACCACCACTACTGATATGAAATGGATAATAGCGGCTAAGGTGAAAGACAAAGCTGCCTTTGACCGCATAATGGGCAGCCGCCTGCTGAACGAAGTAGTGACCAAGGACGGTGACCACTACGTCCCCGTAATCCAAAGCAACAAGTTCTTCTCCACAGACATCACTTCAGATCACATCATCATGGGCTCCAGCACTGCATGGATAAACCAGTACATGGCCGGCAAAGCCGGTGCATTCCCGGAAGAGCACCTGCCGGCCGTGAAGGGTAAGAACGCCGTGTACTACACCGATTTCACCCACATGCTGAATGAACTGAAAAAAGTAAACCTGCCAGACAGCAATGCAACGGCAATAGTAGGCAAAGCTGCCAACCTGTTCAAAGACTTTACTTACAGCGTATCCCCGCTGGATGATAAAGCCATGAAAGCAGAAGCGGTGCTTACCCTGCAGGACCAGAGCAAGAACGCCCTGCCCCAGTTGGTCAGCTTTGGCGTGGAGGCTTTTGCGGCTTACAAACGTGCCAGCATGCGGGACGAAGAAATGCCCATGGCTGCCGTTGATTCCGTAGCAGTGCAGGACACAGCTGCTCCCGCACAGCCCCACCACTAA
- a CDS encoding YciI family protein, which produces MFLVLVQYVRPLAAIDHYIDQHMAFLKKYSDSGQFAISGRRKPRTGGLILVKADSRRAVEAIIAEDPFDRLQLALYEIIEFEPTTVNETLLSYLDK; this is translated from the coding sequence ATGTTTTTAGTGCTCGTACAGTATGTGCGGCCCTTGGCCGCCATAGACCATTACATAGACCAGCACATGGCCTTCCTTAAAAAGTATTCAGACAGTGGTCAGTTTGCCATTTCCGGGCGGCGCAAACCGCGCACCGGCGGGCTCATCCTGGTAAAGGCAGACAGCCGCCGCGCCGTGGAAGCCATCATTGCGGAAGACCCGTTTGACCGCCTGCAGCTGGCCCTTTATGAGATCATCGAGTTTGAGCCGACCACGGTGAATGAAACGCTGCTCTCCTACCTGGATAAGTAA
- the msrB gene encoding peptide-methionine (R)-S-oxide reductase MsrB, which yields MADEKNAVYSRTDASKVNLTNEEWKKVLPADLYEIAREKGTEWAFTGKYWNNKENGIYYCAVCGNPLFVSDTKFESGCGWPSFYQPVSKTSVIYAPDNSHGMERTEVMCGRCKSHLGHVFNDGPPPTGLRYCINSVVLDFEKAQEAERRYEHK from the coding sequence ATGGCAGATGAAAAAAATGCTGTGTACTCCCGTACTGATGCCAGCAAAGTAAACCTTACCAACGAAGAGTGGAAAAAAGTATTGCCAGCCGACCTTTATGAAATAGCCCGGGAAAAAGGAACAGAATGGGCATTTACCGGAAAATATTGGAACAACAAAGAAAATGGCATTTATTACTGCGCCGTATGCGGCAACCCCTTATTCGTATCTGATACCAAATTTGAAAGCGGTTGCGGCTGGCCCAGTTTCTATCAGCCCGTTTCCAAAACCAGTGTTATTTATGCGCCGGACAATAGTCACGGCATGGAGCGTACGGAAGTAATGTGCGGCCGCTGTAAGTCGCACCTGGGGCACGTTTTCAACGATGGCCCGCCTCCCACAGGCTTGCGGTATTGCATCAATTCCGTGGTATTGGACTTTGAAAAGGCGCAGGAAGCGGAGCGGCGCTATGAGCATAAATAA